One region of Limnospira fusiformis SAG 85.79 genomic DNA includes:
- a CDS encoding DNA-directed RNA polymerase subunit beta', with protein sequence MSDNKKIFRNRVIDKGQLKKLMTWAFMNHGSAVTAQVADELKDLGFKYATRAGVSISVDDLQIPQSKKDLLEEAEEEIRRTERRYTKGEITEVERFQKVIDTWNGTSEALKDEVVRNFRSTNPLNSVYMMAFSGARGNISQVRQLVGMRGLMADPQGEIIDQPIKTNFREGLTVTEYIISSYGARKGLVDTALRTADSGYLTRRLVDVSQDVILREIDCGTERGITLGDMTDGDRILIPLKDRLMGRVLGEDVKNPETGEIISFGEIRAVRNQVVCDDLASAICNAGVKKVFVRSPLTCEANRSVCRHCYGWSLAHAEMVDLGEAIGIIAAQSIGEPGTQLTMRTFHTGGVFTAEAAGFLRAPFDGTVKFPKTLRLRAFRTRHGDDSFLAESNGYLTVEGKDGNKRINISQGSTVVVHDGQAVNADQVLVEIMAGGRTARKTTEKATKDVATDLAGEVKFADVVPEEKLDRQGNMTRIAQRGGLLWVLAGEVYNLPPGAEPVVKNGDRVEPGSVLAQTKLQTEHGGIVRITDDNDIDPATVATETLADGMITTSSGEENALPREIEIITASVLLDQALVRLQSELGREQYVIETNSNHRFSLKVTPGSKVENHEVIAELMDDSYRTTTGGIIKYAGVEVAKRSKGKQGYEVTSGGTLLWIPEECHEVNKDISLLIVEDGQYVEAGTEVVKDIFCQSKGVIEVTQKNDILREIVVKPGELHLVDDPEMVMAIDGQIKNAGEEVIPGVTATELNYVEYVESPEGPALLLRPVVEFHVPETPPVPSQESLNQSISLQAVQRLSYKDGERVRSVEGVELLRTQLVINIGTEAPQLAADIELIPDEDNPEIMRLQLVILESLVIRRDIIADSTQGSTRTRLLVHDGQEIEPGAVVTRTEILGKDGGVVGGIRSGAEILRRCLIVRDTDMMTIQLPDGVTPTVKVGQLVVEDSEIAPGVKLSQSGQVVAINQDDSETSIVLRIGRPYRVSSGAVLHLSDGDLVQRGDNLVLLVFERPKTGDIIQGLPRIEELLEARKPKEACILAKQPGTAQLEVFDDLVQLRVIESGGAATEYPLTPGQTVIVSDGQTVDVGQPLTDGPANPHEILEVFFNYYLEQDGMVYEAALKSFQKCQIFLVNEVQSVYQSQGIDISDKHIEVIVRQMTSKVRIDDGGDTTTLPGELTELRQVEQVNEAMFITGGAPARYTPVLLGITKASLNTDSFISAASFQETTRVLTEAAIEGKSDWLRGLKENVIIGRLIPAGSGFNAYEDPVLAEESVMDEEPYSYLEDDVNNDDLREDVILDDHSARAYSDQAMFSDDLVDNEDDEDNEFAINDDSDNFPLIDDDDEEPFSSAIITDDILDDDDF encoded by the coding sequence ATGTCTGACAATAAAAAAATCTTCCGCAACCGAGTTATCGATAAAGGTCAACTGAAAAAATTGATGACCTGGGCTTTTATGAATCATGGGAGCGCGGTCACGGCTCAAGTAGCTGATGAGTTGAAGGATTTGGGATTTAAATATGCTACGAGAGCGGGGGTTTCAATTAGTGTTGATGACCTGCAAATTCCGCAGTCAAAAAAGGATTTATTAGAGGAGGCAGAAGAGGAAATTCGGCGCACAGAACGGCGATACACGAAGGGAGAAATCACGGAAGTAGAACGTTTTCAAAAAGTAATTGATACCTGGAACGGTACGTCGGAGGCTCTGAAGGATGAAGTAGTGCGGAATTTCCGCTCGACAAATCCCCTGAACTCGGTCTATATGATGGCGTTCTCTGGTGCGCGGGGTAATATCTCCCAAGTCCGTCAATTGGTGGGAATGCGGGGTTTGATGGCTGACCCTCAAGGGGAAATTATTGACCAGCCGATTAAAACTAATTTCCGGGAAGGATTGACGGTAACAGAATATATTATCTCGTCTTACGGGGCGCGGAAAGGATTGGTAGATACGGCGCTGCGGACGGCAGATTCGGGATACTTGACCAGACGGTTGGTGGATGTGTCTCAGGATGTGATTCTGCGGGAAATTGACTGCGGTACGGAACGGGGAATCACTCTGGGAGATATGACGGACGGCGATCGCATTTTGATTCCCCTCAAAGACCGCCTTATGGGTCGCGTCTTGGGTGAGGACGTAAAAAACCCAGAGACCGGGGAAATTATTAGCTTTGGAGAAATCCGCGCTGTTCGCAATCAAGTCGTTTGTGATGACCTAGCCTCCGCTATCTGTAATGCTGGGGTGAAAAAAGTTTTTGTGCGATCGCCTCTAACCTGTGAGGCGAACAGATCCGTATGTCGCCACTGCTATGGCTGGAGTTTGGCTCATGCGGAAATGGTAGACTTAGGAGAAGCGATCGGTATTATCGCGGCTCAGTCTATCGGGGAACCGGGAACTCAGTTGACTATGCGGACCTTCCACACCGGAGGCGTATTTACCGCTGAAGCGGCTGGGTTTCTCCGCGCTCCCTTTGATGGGACTGTTAAATTTCCGAAAACTCTCCGTCTGCGTGCTTTCCGTACCCGACACGGGGATGACTCCTTCCTGGCTGAAAGCAACGGTTATCTCACGGTGGAAGGGAAAGACGGGAACAAGCGCATTAACATCAGCCAAGGCTCTACGGTGGTGGTTCACGATGGACAAGCGGTTAACGCCGACCAAGTCCTGGTGGAAATTATGGCTGGGGGACGAACCGCTCGCAAAACTACTGAAAAAGCCACTAAGGACGTAGCAACAGATTTAGCCGGAGAGGTTAAGTTTGCTGACGTTGTACCAGAAGAAAAACTCGATCGCCAAGGAAATATGACCCGCATCGCTCAACGGGGTGGCTTGCTGTGGGTCTTAGCCGGAGAAGTTTATAACTTACCCCCCGGCGCAGAACCAGTGGTCAAAAATGGCGATCGTGTGGAACCAGGTAGCGTCCTGGCTCAAACTAAACTGCAAACCGAACATGGCGGTATTGTCCGCATTACCGATGATAATGACATAGACCCCGCCACTGTAGCCACAGAAACACTCGCTGATGGTATGATCACCACCTCCTCCGGTGAGGAAAATGCTCTACCACGGGAAATTGAAATTATCACCGCCTCTGTACTTTTAGACCAGGCTTTGGTACGTCTCCAATCAGAGTTGGGACGGGAACAATATGTGATTGAAACTAACAGCAATCACCGTTTCTCCCTCAAAGTTACACCCGGTAGCAAGGTCGAAAATCATGAAGTGATCGCGGAATTGATGGATGATAGCTACCGCACCACTACTGGCGGGATTATTAAATACGCTGGCGTGGAAGTTGCTAAACGCTCCAAAGGTAAACAAGGCTATGAGGTGACTTCTGGGGGAACCTTATTATGGATTCCTGAAGAGTGTCACGAAGTGAATAAGGACATCTCTCTGTTAATCGTTGAAGATGGTCAATATGTCGAAGCCGGAACAGAGGTAGTTAAAGATATCTTCTGTCAGAGTAAAGGGGTCATTGAAGTTACCCAAAAGAACGATATCCTTCGCGAAATTGTCGTCAAACCAGGGGAATTGCATCTGGTCGATGACCCCGAAATGGTAATGGCGATCGATGGTCAAATTAAAAACGCCGGAGAAGAAGTTATACCAGGAGTTACAGCCACAGAACTTAATTATGTTGAGTATGTGGAATCTCCCGAAGGTCCCGCCTTGCTATTGCGTCCCGTCGTGGAATTTCATGTTCCAGAAACTCCCCCAGTTCCCTCCCAGGAATCCCTCAATCAGTCTATCTCTCTCCAAGCAGTACAACGTCTATCTTATAAAGACGGCGAGCGAGTTCGGTCTGTCGAAGGAGTCGAACTGTTGCGTACTCAGTTGGTAATTAACATCGGTACCGAAGCGCCTCAGTTGGCTGCTGATATCGAGTTGATTCCCGATGAAGATAATCCTGAGATTATGCGCCTCCAATTGGTGATTTTAGAGTCTTTGGTGATTCGGCGCGATATTATCGCTGACTCCACCCAAGGTAGCACCCGGACTCGCTTACTGGTCCATGATGGTCAGGAAATTGAACCAGGCGCAGTCGTCACTCGCACCGAAATTCTCGGTAAAGATGGCGGTGTCGTTGGCGGTATTCGCTCCGGTGCTGAAATTCTCCGTCGCTGTCTCATTGTTCGTGACACCGATATGATGACCATTCAACTACCCGATGGTGTCACTCCTACTGTTAAAGTCGGTCAACTGGTAGTGGAAGATTCCGAAATTGCACCTGGAGTTAAATTGTCCCAGTCTGGCCAAGTTGTGGCTATTAACCAGGATGACTCGGAAACATCAATAGTTCTCCGTATTGGAAGACCCTATCGCGTTTCCTCCGGCGCGGTTCTGCATTTGAGCGATGGCGATTTGGTCCAACGGGGTGATAATTTGGTGCTTTTGGTTTTTGAGCGACCCAAAACTGGGGATATTATTCAGGGTCTACCTCGTATTGAGGAACTTCTGGAGGCTCGTAAACCTAAAGAGGCTTGTATTTTGGCTAAACAACCCGGTACGGCTCAGCTGGAGGTTTTTGATGATTTGGTCCAGTTGCGCGTGATTGAGTCTGGCGGCGCTGCGACTGAGTATCCCCTTACTCCTGGTCAGACAGTTATTGTCTCTGATGGACAAACCGTTGATGTCGGACAGCCTCTCACTGATGGTCCGGCTAATCCTCATGAAATTCTGGAGGTGTTCTTTAACTACTATCTGGAACAGGATGGGATGGTTTATGAGGCGGCTCTCAAGAGCTTCCAAAAGTGTCAGATTTTCCTGGTTAATGAGGTTCAATCGGTTTATCAATCTCAGGGTATTGATATTTCCGACAAGCATATCGAGGTGATTGTCCGTCAGATGACCTCTAAGGTTCGCATTGATGATGGCGGTGATACTACTACTCTTCCAGGAGAGTTGACGGAACTTCGTCAGGTTGAACAGGTCAATGAGGCTATGTTTATTACTGGCGGCGCTCCCGCTCGCTATACTCCTGTTCTGTTGGGGATTACTAAGGCTTCTCTCAATACTGACAGCTTTATCTCCGCCGCTAGTTTCCAAGAGACTACTCGCGTCTTAACTGAAGCTGCTATTGAGGGTAAGTCGGACTGGTTGCGAGGTCTCAAGGAAAATGTCATCATCGGACGACTAATTCCTGCTGGTAGCGGTTTTAATGCTTATGAAGACCCGGTTTTGGCGGAAGAGTCGGTTATGGATGAGGAACCTTACAGCTACCTCGAAGATGATGTTAATAATGATGATTTGCGGGAAGATGTAATTCTTGATGACCACTCGGCTCGCGCCTACAGTGACCAGGCTATGTTCTCTGATGACCTCGTAGATAATGAGGATGATGAGGATAATGAGTTTGCTATCAATGATGATTCTGATAATTTCCCTTTAATTGATGACGACGATGAAGAACCTTTCTCGTCTGCTATCATCACTGATGACATCCTTGATGACGACGATTTCTAA
- the apcA gene encoding allophycocyanin subunit alpha: MSIVTKSIVNADAEARYLSPGELDRIKSFVTSGERRVRIAETMTGARERIIKEAGNQLFQKRPDVVSPGGNAYGEEMTATCLRDLDYYLRLITYGIVAGDVTPIEEIGVVGVREMYKSLGTPIEAVAEGVRAMKSVATSLLSGEDAAEAGAYFDYLIGAMS; this comes from the coding sequence ATGAGTATCGTTACCAAATCCATCGTCAATGCAGACGCTGAAGCGCGTTATCTGAGCCCTGGTGAATTAGATCGGATCAAATCCTTTGTTACCTCTGGCGAACGCCGGGTTCGGATTGCTGAAACCATGACAGGTGCTCGTGAGCGCATCATCAAGGAAGCAGGAAACCAACTTTTCCAAAAACGTCCTGATGTAGTCTCTCCCGGTGGAAATGCCTACGGTGAGGAAATGACTGCCACCTGCCTGCGGGATCTAGACTACTACCTGCGTCTGATCACCTACGGAATTGTTGCTGGCGATGTTACCCCCATTGAAGAAATCGGGGTTGTAGGTGTTCGCGAAATGTACAAATCTCTTGGTACTCCCATCGAAGCAGTAGCTGAAGGTGTACGGGCTATGAAGAGTGTAGCCACTTCCCTGCTGTCTGGAGAAGACGCAGCCGAAGCAGGTGCTTACTTCGACTACCTAATTGGTGCAATGTCATAA
- a CDS encoding thylakoid membrane photosystem I accumulation factor, translating to MALAALLTFPLGTGPALANIDDDKFDGNIFALYGGNGSLVPPRVELSQSLRLHKPALLVFFLDDSRDCKVFSTTVSQLQEYYGRAADFIPVNIDSIPMDSSLPPTEPGHYYRGYVPQTVIIDQSGDVVLDEVGLVAYEKVDDVFREVFDLLPREKSVELRRKPVNEINSEAFTFVLEL from the coding sequence ATGGCCTTAGCTGCCTTGCTAACATTTCCCCTGGGAACTGGTCCAGCTTTAGCAAATATTGACGATGATAAGTTTGATGGCAACATTTTTGCTCTTTATGGCGGTAATGGGTCTCTGGTGCCGCCACGAGTTGAACTGTCCCAGTCTTTGAGACTCCATAAACCAGCATTGCTAGTTTTTTTCCTGGACGACAGCCGCGACTGCAAAGTATTTTCGACAACAGTATCGCAACTACAAGAGTATTACGGAAGGGCTGCGGACTTTATCCCAGTTAATATTGATTCAATCCCCATGGACTCGTCCCTACCTCCCACGGAACCGGGTCATTACTATCGAGGATATGTTCCCCAAACAGTGATAATTGACCAATCAGGAGATGTCGTGTTAGATGAGGTGGGGCTAGTCGCCTATGAAAAGGTAGATGATGTATTCCGGGAAGTATTCGACTTATTACCCCGTGAGAAATCTGTAGAACTGCGACGCAAACCCGTTAATGAGATTAATAGTGAAGCGTTCACCTTTGTCTTGGAATTGTAG
- a CDS encoding DNA-directed RNA polymerase subunit gamma, with product MPKIEQRFDYVKIGLASPERIRQWGERTLPNGQVVGEVTKPETINYRTLKPEMDGLFCERIFGPAKDWECHCGKYKRVRHRGIVCERCGVEVTESRVRRHRMGFIKLAAPVTHVWYLKGIPSYMAILLDMPLRDVEQVVYFNAYVVLNPGNADNLSYKQLLLEEQWLEIEEQIYAEEGELVGVEVGIGAEAIARLLEDIPLEEEAEKLRTDIANAKGQKRAKLIKRLRIIDNFIATSSKTEWMVLNVIPVIPPDLRPMVQLDGGRFATSDLNDLYRRVINRNNRLARLQEILAPEIIIRNEKRMLQEAVDALIDNGRRGRTVVGANNRPLKSLSDIIEGKQGRFRQNLLGKRVDYSGRSVIVVGPNLKMHQCGLPREMAIELFQPFVIHRLIRQNLVNNIKAAKKLIQRGDPSVWDVLEEVISGHPVMLNRAPTLHRLGIQAFEPMLVEGRAIKLHPLVCPAFNADFDGDQMAVHVPLSIEAQAEARLLMLASNNILSPATGRPIVTPSQDMVLGCYYLTAKNPKAVRGKDRYFSNLEDACVAYTHGLLDLHAEIWVRFDGEVDLDEPEEIDGEEKSADGSNLTKLYRGQKSGNLTRRVREDKDGNMISQYVRTTAGRIIFNKTVLDALV from the coding sequence ATGCCTAAGATAGAGCAACGTTTTGATTACGTTAAAATTGGGTTAGCGTCTCCAGAACGCATCCGACAATGGGGAGAACGTACTTTACCCAACGGTCAAGTGGTAGGGGAAGTTACCAAGCCCGAAACTATTAACTACCGTACCCTCAAGCCGGAAATGGATGGGTTGTTCTGTGAGCGTATTTTTGGACCGGCTAAGGACTGGGAATGTCACTGTGGTAAATATAAACGAGTTCGACATCGGGGGATTGTTTGCGAACGTTGCGGGGTAGAAGTTACAGAATCGCGGGTGCGACGACATCGCATGGGCTTTATTAAACTGGCGGCTCCGGTGACTCATGTTTGGTATCTCAAGGGTATTCCTAGCTATATGGCGATTTTGCTGGATATGCCTCTGCGAGATGTGGAACAGGTGGTTTATTTTAATGCCTATGTGGTATTGAATCCGGGGAATGCTGATAATCTATCCTATAAACAACTGCTGCTGGAAGAACAATGGCTGGAAATTGAGGAGCAGATTTACGCAGAAGAAGGCGAACTGGTTGGGGTGGAAGTGGGTATTGGCGCTGAGGCGATCGCCCGTTTATTGGAAGATATCCCCCTAGAAGAAGAAGCGGAAAAATTGCGAACGGATATTGCTAACGCTAAAGGTCAAAAACGCGCCAAGCTGATTAAGCGACTGCGGATCATTGATAACTTTATCGCCACCAGTTCTAAAACGGAATGGATGGTTTTAAATGTGATTCCGGTAATTCCCCCGGATTTGCGACCGATGGTTCAGTTAGATGGGGGTCGCTTTGCTACTTCTGACCTAAACGACCTCTATCGACGGGTGATTAACCGTAATAATCGCCTGGCTAGGTTGCAGGAGATTTTGGCGCCGGAAATTATTATCCGCAATGAAAAGCGAATGCTACAAGAAGCGGTGGATGCCTTAATTGATAATGGTCGCCGCGGTCGGACTGTGGTGGGTGCTAATAACCGACCTTTGAAATCTCTCTCGGATATTATTGAGGGTAAACAAGGCCGCTTCCGTCAAAACTTGCTGGGAAAACGGGTTGATTATTCGGGGCGTTCTGTGATTGTGGTGGGTCCGAATTTGAAAATGCACCAGTGCGGACTACCTCGGGAAATGGCGATCGAACTTTTCCAGCCTTTTGTGATTCATCGCCTGATTCGTCAGAATTTGGTTAATAACATTAAGGCGGCGAAAAAGTTGATTCAACGCGGCGATCCGAGTGTTTGGGATGTGTTAGAAGAGGTGATTTCTGGACACCCAGTTATGCTTAACCGTGCGCCAACTCTCCACCGCCTGGGAATTCAGGCTTTTGAACCTATGCTGGTGGAAGGAAGGGCGATTAAATTGCATCCCCTGGTCTGTCCGGCTTTTAACGCTGACTTTGACGGTGACCAAATGGCTGTTCACGTTCCTTTGTCTATTGAGGCTCAGGCGGAAGCGCGTTTGTTGATGTTGGCTAGTAATAATATTCTGTCTCCGGCTACGGGAAGACCTATTGTTACTCCTTCTCAGGATATGGTTTTGGGTTGCTATTATCTGACTGCCAAAAATCCGAAGGCGGTGCGAGGAAAAGATCGCTATTTCAGTAACCTGGAAGATGCTTGCGTGGCTTATACTCACGGTTTGCTGGATTTACACGCTGAGATTTGGGTGCGTTTTGATGGGGAGGTTGACCTAGATGAACCTGAAGAAATTGACGGAGAGGAAAAGTCGGCTGATGGAAGCAATCTGACGAAATTATACAGGGGTCAAAAAAGTGGCAATTTGACCAGGAGAGTTCGAGAAGATAAGGACGGTAACATGATTTCCCAATATGTGCGGACAACGGCTGGTCGAATTATCTTCAATAAAACCGTGCTAGATGCTCTGGTTTAA
- the recR gene encoding recombination mediator RecR, whose amino-acid sequence MCERINGGKTTVYTRPLARLIEQFQRLPGIGPKTAQRLALHIIKRPEEEVQALARALLEAKKQVGLCQVCFHLSAEPVCEICRNPQRDRETICVVSDSRDVIALEKTREYRGLYHVLGGVISPMDGIGPEQLTVQPLVRRVSQQQVKEVIIAVNPSVEGETTTLYLGQLLKPFTRVTRIAFGLPVGGDLEYADEVTLARALEGRRELD is encoded by the coding sequence TTGTGTGAGCGCATAAATGGAGGAAAAACAACGGTTTACACACGCCCCTTAGCCCGTCTAATCGAACAGTTCCAGAGGCTGCCCGGTATTGGCCCCAAAACTGCCCAAAGACTTGCCCTTCATATTATCAAACGGCCAGAGGAAGAAGTACAGGCTTTAGCGAGGGCGTTGTTGGAAGCGAAAAAACAGGTAGGTTTGTGTCAGGTATGTTTTCACCTGTCAGCGGAACCTGTTTGCGAAATTTGCCGTAATCCGCAACGCGATCGCGAAACGATATGTGTAGTTAGCGACTCACGGGATGTAATTGCGTTAGAGAAGACTCGTGAATATAGAGGATTGTATCATGTTTTGGGGGGAGTAATTTCCCCGATGGATGGAATTGGACCAGAACAACTAACAGTTCAACCCCTAGTGAGGCGGGTTAGTCAACAACAGGTTAAGGAAGTGATTATCGCGGTTAACCCAAGCGTGGAAGGGGAAACGACGACATTATATTTAGGCCAATTACTGAAGCCTTTTACGAGGGTAACTCGTATTGCTTTTGGTTTACCTGTGGGTGGAGATTTAGAATATGCTGATGAAGTGACCTTAGCGCGGGCGTTAGAAGGGAGACGGGAGTTAGATTAA
- a CDS encoding rhodanese-like domain-containing protein, translating into MSVQFFYLPEIDVKTVADYLQKPTQEVQLIDVREPQELAIASIDGFVNYPLSEHQQWSESIFSELDLHKETWVMCHHGRRSAQMGQWLIQQGFTNVKNITGGIDAYSVIVDDTVPRY; encoded by the coding sequence ATGTCGGTTCAATTTTTTTACTTACCTGAAATTGATGTCAAGACCGTTGCTGATTACCTACAAAAGCCTACCCAAGAGGTGCAGCTTATTGATGTTCGAGAACCTCAAGAATTGGCGATCGCTAGTATTGATGGTTTTGTCAATTACCCCTTGAGTGAACATCAGCAGTGGTCAGAGTCCATTTTCTCTGAACTTGACCTCCATAAGGAAACTTGGGTAATGTGTCATCATGGCAGACGTTCAGCCCAAATGGGTCAGTGGCTCATTCAACAGGGTTTTACTAATGTTAAAAATATTACCGGGGGCATTGATGCTTACTCTGTAATCGTTGATGATACCGTACCCCGCTACTGA
- a CDS encoding phycobilisome linker polypeptide, whose protein sequence is MRSFKVTACVPSQTRIRTQRELQNTYFTKLVPYDNWFREQQRIMKMGGKIVKVELATGKPGTNTGLL, encoded by the coding sequence ATGAGATCTTTCAAAGTAACAGCTTGCGTTCCCAGCCAAACACGGATTCGCACTCAGCGTGAGTTACAAAATACCTATTTCACTAAGCTGGTTCCCTATGACAACTGGTTCCGGGAACAGCAACGGATTATGAAAATGGGTGGAAAAATTGTCAAAGTTGAATTAGCCACTGGGAAGCCGGGAACTAATACAGGACTGCTGTGA
- the apcB gene encoding allophycocyanin subunit beta has translation MQDAITSVINSSDVQGKYLDASAIQKLKAYFATGELRVRAATTISANAANIVKEAVAKSLLYSDITRPGGNMYTTRRYAACIRDLDYYLRYATYAMLAGDPSILDERVLNGLKETYNSLGVPIGATVQAIQAMKEVTAGLVGADAGKEMGIYFDYICSGLS, from the coding sequence ATGCAAGACGCAATCACTTCCGTAATCAACTCCTCTGACGTTCAAGGTAAATACCTGGATGCTAGCGCTATCCAAAAACTGAAAGCCTATTTCGCTACTGGTGAACTGCGCGTTCGTGCAGCAACCACCATCAGCGCTAATGCAGCTAACATCGTTAAGGAAGCAGTTGCTAAGTCTCTGCTGTACTCCGATATCACCCGTCCCGGTGGTAATATGTACACCACTCGTCGCTATGCTGCTTGCATCCGTGACCTGGACTACTACCTCCGCTATGCTACCTATGCTATGCTGGCTGGCGATCCTTCCATCCTGGATGAGCGTGTACTCAATGGCCTGAAAGAAACTTATAACTCTTTGGGTGTACCCATTGGCGCTACCGTTCAAGCTATCCAAGCTATGAAAGAAGTTACTGCTGGCTTAGTTGGTGCTGATGCTGGTAAGGAAATGGGCATTTACTTTGATTACATCTGCTCTGGCTTGAGCTAA
- a CDS encoding phycocyanobilin:ferredoxin oxidoreductase — MQSTYNQNSLREQQHPLIRRLANSIERLWGQYLDLQPYHLPDDLGYIEGRLEGERLTIENRCYQTPQFRKMHLELAKVGSGLDILHCVMFPRSSYALPMFGTDLVGGRGRIGAAIVDLSPMNGDRTLPENYHRVLQELPQNHFSQPRDIPAWGDIFSEFCLFVRPANEQEENLFLSRVETYMELHCQSAIAQTPVSPEQQIHMINAQRHYCQQQQQNDKTRRVLEKAFGEEWAERYMTTVLFDTPED; from the coding sequence ATGCAATCAACTTACAACCAAAATTCTTTGCGGGAACAACAACACCCGTTAATTCGTAGATTGGCGAACAGTATTGAACGCCTGTGGGGTCAGTATTTGGATCTGCAACCCTATCATCTGCCTGATGATTTAGGATATATTGAGGGGCGATTAGAAGGGGAAAGGTTGACTATTGAAAATCGCTGCTATCAAACTCCACAGTTTCGTAAGATGCACTTGGAATTGGCTAAGGTGGGTAGTGGTTTGGATATTCTCCATTGTGTGATGTTTCCCCGCAGTTCCTATGCTCTGCCTATGTTTGGTACGGATTTGGTGGGGGGACGTGGTAGAATTGGGGCGGCGATTGTGGATTTGTCGCCCATGAATGGCGATCGCACTTTACCCGAAAATTATCACCGAGTCCTGCAAGAATTACCCCAAAATCATTTTTCTCAACCCCGTGATATTCCCGCCTGGGGGGATATTTTTTCCGAGTTTTGTCTGTTTGTGCGTCCGGCAAATGAGCAAGAGGAAAACCTGTTTCTGAGTCGGGTTGAGACTTATATGGAACTACACTGTCAAAGTGCGATCGCTCAAACTCCAGTTTCCCCAGAGCAACAAATTCACATGATCAACGCTCAACGCCACTACTGTCAACAACAACAGCAAAACGATAAGACCAGGCGCGTCCTCGAAAAAGCCTTTGGCGAGGAATGGGCAGAACGCTATATGACCACAGTTTTATTTGATACTCCTGAAGACTGA